One window of Mixophyes fleayi isolate aMixFle1 chromosome 3, aMixFle1.hap1, whole genome shotgun sequence genomic DNA carries:
- the EIF4G1 gene encoding eukaryotic translation initiation factor 4 gamma 1 isoform X6, with protein sequence MSKTTQPIGGPPTAPSPGLPQSAYPSAATAPVVFGPPQTPQMNTQSQPRQAGFRSIQHYYPSRTQPPSTATRVQSGSTARAVPPAHVYPAGSQVMMIPSQLPYPSQGYYIQGQGRSYVMPTQQYQVQPGAPGFFPSASPTEYGTYAGAYYPAQQQFPPGVPGAQVMINQQQAIPPKRERKTIRIRDPNQGGKDVTDEILSGGRTSSTPTPPQTLGGGSEVQANGESVHMPITVRPDESSKTTQVLTKTSDSPSPSPPSEAHLNMAVVCEQDLTLDNTTPEVSVPLLGTLISQEVPLLENPSALVSMLPEAPMAIQENPVPVPMEVSIVETTVEQAEPLLEAPIIEAQEESLIISHTDGSDSQDAPLPQEDLPLSLDLNTPALSPPILSEPCHVEPNEPAPEFAQELIPLDSQLTTVELQTNGLSEVSVPPAHQEQTAVCHSEPVVDSPIAQPEELLTNGDGASGLQELEAQDTQHESHVSPITEPEEQQMPASDPTPEEEDIKKEPPAELEPAPSQVSKQDLDVHVPVAVSAPKKKRKIKDLNRKDVVGDLLDAFKEDGDGSTETPELAANPPATAPEPNKIPSVPPEEQDETWEEKEDKLDAENIQPGDQKYKYKEEQWKPLNPEEKKSYDREFLLGFQFIVASMQKPEGLPQITDVVLDKANKNPLRPLDPARLTGMNCGPDFTPSFANLGRPAMGSRGPPAGMGPRRSQQGPRKEPRKIIAAVSLNENVQLNKAEKAWKPINKRSAEEEEPENIKTQDLFRRVRSILNKLTPQMFQQLMKQVTDLAIDTEDRLKGVIDLIFEKAISEPNFSVAYANMCRCLMGLKVSTTEKPGVTVNFRKLLLNRCQKEFEKDKDDDEVFERKQKEMDAASTPEEKARLNEALIEARDSARRRSLGNIKFIGELFKLKMLTEAIMHDCVVKLLKNHDEESLECLCRLLSTIGKDLDFERAKPRMDQYFNQMDKIIKERKTSSRIRFMLQDVIDLRLCNWVPRRADQGPKTIDQIHKEAEMEKQREQVKVQQLMSKQDKRREPPGRPTGGRGSSTTDDGWNTVPISKGSRPIDTSRISKITKLGAIDSNQLLAPGGRLSWGKGSSGGTGAKPAEPAPESGRPATSTLNRFSALQQAASSESQDARRPVQRGSSSRERSEKDRGDRFERNERFDKGDLFERSDRSDRARAVLTKRSYSKETDDRSREREAHIPQEAVRKVASMTEQRDYTKESIKREPSTAAPTATTSISSMSEEELEKKSRSIIEEYLHINDMKEALQCVQELNCPTMLFIFVRNGIESTLERSTIAREHMGLLLYTLVKAGTLSKEQYYKGVLEVIEVGEDMEIDIPHIWLYLAELISPVLLEEGIPMRELCRELTKPLVPIGKAGILLAEILGLQCKGMSHKKAGALWQESGLSWKEFLSKDQDVNKFISEHKLEYTLGEETESSSKKDLSPAELDKVLTRLLKENSSNQQIFDWIEANLNDQQLSSNSNIRTLMSAVCHSAIIFESPCRVDVNVIHTRAKLLQKYLNNEAKELQALYALQALVVKLDQPPNLLRMFFDALYDEDVIKEEPFYKWESSKDPAEQQGKGVALKSVTAFFTWLREAEDESDTDHKD encoded by the exons ATGAGCAAAACCACCCAGCCTATAGGAGGACCCCCTACTGCCCCTTCCCCTGGACTCCCACAG TCAGCATACCCCTCTGCAGCTACGGCCCCTGTGGTGTTTGGGCCTCCACAGACCCCCCAAATGAATACGCAGTCCCAGCCTCGGCAG GCAGGATTCAGATCAATTCAG CATTACTATCCGAGCAGGACACAGCCTCCTAGCACCGCCACACGAGTTCAGAGTGGCTCTACGGCCCGAGCAGTGCCTCCTGCCCATGTGTACCCCGCTGGTTCCCAGGTGATGATGATACCCTCACAACTGCCCTATCCATCCCAGGGCTACTATATCCAAGGACAG GGTCGCTCTTATGTGATGCCCACACAACAGTACCAAGTGCAGCCTGGAGCTCCTGGCTTCTTTCCCAGTGCCAGCCCCACAGAATATGGCACATACG CTGGAGCATATTACCCCGCTCAGCAGCAGTTTCCTCCTGGGGTGCCAGGCGCCCAAGTGATGATTAACCAGCAGCAAGCCATTCCTCCAAAGAGAGAGCGAAAGACT ATAAGGATTAGAGATCCAAACCAAGGAGGAAAAGACGTTACAGATGAAATATTGTCTGGAGGAAGAACATCATCAACACCAACACCTCCTCAG ACACTAGGCGGAGGTTCTGAAGTGCAGGCGAATGGGGAGAGTGTTCATATGCCTATTACAGTACGCCCAG ATGAAAGCTCCAAGACTACCCAAGTGCTGACTAAAACTTCTGATAGcccctcaccctctcctccttcaGAAGCACATTTGAACATGGCAGTTGTTTGTGAGCAAGATCTAACACTTGATAACACTACACCTGAGGTGTCTGTACCTTTGCTAGGGACTCTTATTTCACAGGAAGTGCCCTTGCTTGAAAACCCTTCAGCTTTGGTATCAATGTTGCCAGAGGCTCCTATGGCCATTCAAGAGAACCCAGTTCCAGTTCCAATGGAAGTAAGCATAGTAGAGACAACTGTCGAACAAGCAGAGCCTCTATTAGAAGCTCCAATTATAGAGGCCCAAGAAGAGTCCTTAATCATTTCTCATACTGATGGGTCTGATTCACAGGATGCTCCTTTGCCACAAGAGGATTTACCTTTATCTCTAGACTTGAACACACCGGCTCTTTCACCCCCAATTTTATCTGAGCCTTGTCATGTAGAACCAAATGAGCCAGCTCCAGAATTTGCCCAAGAGTTGATTCCTCTTGACAGTCAACTTACTACTGTAGAGCTTCAAACTAATGGCCTCTCGGAAGTATCTGTGCCACCCGCACATCAAGAGCAAACAGCCGTTTGTCATTCTGAGCCCGTCGTGGATTCCCCAATTGCCCAGCCAGAGGAACTTTTAACAAATGGTGATGGAGCCTCTGGACTTCAGGAGCTTGAGGCACAGGACACCCAGCATGAGTCTCATGTCAGCCCCATCACTGAACCAGAGGAACAGCAAATGCCTGCTTCTGATCCTACACCAGAAGAGGAGGATATCAAGAAGGAACCACCTGCCGAGTTAGAGCCAGCTCCTTCACAAGTATCAAAGCAAGACTTAGATGTCCATGTGCCAG TTGCTGTGTCTGCACCtaagaagaaaaggaaaataaaggaTCTAAATAGAAAAGATGTAGTTGGGGATCTGCTAGATGCTTTCAAAGAG GATGGAGATGGTTCTACTGAAACACCCGAGTTAGCAGCTAACCCACCTGCTACAGCCCCTGAACCAAACAAAATACCAAGTGTCCCAccagaggagcaggatgagaCATGGGAAGAGAAAGAAGACAAATTGGATGCAGAAAACATTCAGCCAGGGGATCAAAAGTACAAATACAAAGAAG AGCAATGGAAACCTCTGAACCCCGAGGAAAAAAAAAGCTATGACCGTGAATTCTTACTTGGCTTCCAGTTTATCGTGGCAAGCATGCAAAAACCAGAGGGTCTCCCACAGATTACTGATGTAGTGCTAGACAAG gccaACAAAAATCCTCTTAGACCCTTAGATCCCGCAAGACTGACTGGCATGAACTGTGGGCCAGATTTCACACCTTCATTTGCCAATTTAGGACGACCTGCTATGGGCAGCCGTGGGCCG CCCGCTGGAATGGGTCCTCGACGGTCTCAACAAGGACCGCGGAAGGAACCACGAAAAATCATTGCAGCTGTGTCACTAAATGAAAACGTCCAGCTAAACAAAGCTGAGAAGGCCTGGAAACCTATAAATAAGAGGTCAGCTGAGGAAGAGGAGCCAGAAAACATCAAGACACAG GACTTGTTCCGCAGAGTGCGCAGTATCCTCAACAAGCTTACACCACAGATGTTCCAGCAACTGATGAAGCAAGTCACCGACTTAGCCATAGACACAGAGGATCGTTTGAAGGGCGTCATTGACCTAATATTTGAGAAGGCTATCTCTGAGCCAAACTTCTCTGTCGCATATGCCAATATGTGCCGCTGCCTTATGGGG CTTAAAGTCTCAACTACAGAGAAGCCGGGAGTAACTGTCAACTTCCGCAAGCTGCTACTGAACCGCTGCCAGAAGGAGTTTGAAAAAGACAAAGATGATGACGAGGTGTTCGAAAGGAAGCAGAAGGAGATGGATGCTGCTTCCACG CCAGAAGAAAAGGCACGCCTGAATGAAGCGCTGATTGAAGCCCGGGATAGTGCTAGACGCAGGTCCCTTGGGAACATTAAATTCATTGGAGAGCTTTTCAAATTGAAAATGTTGACCGAAGCCATTATGCATGATTGTGTAGTAAAGTTACTAAAGAACCATGATGAGGAATCTTTGGAATGTCTTTGTCGACTTCTGTCCACCATTGGGAAGGACTTGGACTTTGAAAGGGCCAAG CCTCGAATGGATCAGTATTTTAACCAAatggataaaataattaaagaaagaaaaacatcttCTCGTATTCGTTTTATGCTACAGGATGTCATTGATCTAAGATTG TGTAACTGGGTACCTCGTCGTGCAGACCAGGGCCCGAAGACTATAGATCAGATTCATAAGGAAGCGGAGATGGAAAAACAACGGGAGCAGGTCAAAGTTCAGCAGCTTATGTCCAAGCAAGACAAAAGACGAGAGCCGCCAGGACGTCCCACTGGTGGCCGTGGTAGTTCAACAACTGATGATGGCTGGAATACTGTGCCCATTAGCAAGGGAAGCCGACCTATTGACACCAGTAGGATATCTAAGATAACCAAG CTTGGTGCTATAGATTCTAACCAACTACTGGCACCTGGAGGCCGTTTGAGCTGGGGTAAAGGTAGCAGTGGAGGAACTGGAGCAAAGCCTGCGGAGCCag CGCCAGAGTCTGGTCGGCCAGCCACCAGCACTCTTAATAGGTTTTCTGCTCTGCAGCAGGCTGCGTCTTCAGAGTCTCAAGATGCTAGGCGACCTGTTCAGAG AGGTAGCTCAAGCCGCGAACGCTCAGAAAAGGACAGAGGAGACAGATTTGAGAGAAATGAAAGATTTGATAAAGGAGATCTTTTTGAGCGATCTGACCGCTCAGATCGAGCTCGGGCTGTGCTCACTAAGAGGAGTTACAGTAAGGAGACAGATGACCGCAGCAGAGAACGAGAGGCACATATTCCTCAGGAGGCAGTGAGAAAAGTAGCAAGTATGACTGAGCAAAGGGATTACACCAAAGAAAGCA TCAAACGTGAGCCCTCAACAGCTGCTCCTACAGCTACCACCTCAATATCCTCTATGTCTGAAGAAGAATTGGAGAAAAAATCTAGATCAATTATAGAAGAGTACCTACATATTAATGATATGAAG GAGGCACTCCAGTGTGTGCAGGAGCTGAACTGCCCTACTATGCTCTTCATCTTTGTTCGGAATGGTATTGAGTCCACGTTGGAAAGGAGTACTATTGCCCGTGAGCACATGGGGCTCCTTCTGTACACACTAGTGAAGGCGGGCACACTATCCAAGGAGCAGTATTATAAGGG AGTCTTGGAAGTAATTGAGGTGGGTGAAGATATGGAGATTGACATCCCTCACATCTGGCTGTATTTGGCTGAGCTCATCAGTCCTGTTTTGTTGGAGGAAGGAATTCCAATGAGAGAGTTATGCAG AGAGTTGACTAAACCATTGGTTCCAATTGGGAAAGCTGGTATCTTACTAGCAGAGATATTGGGTTTGCAGTGTAAAGGCATG TCACACAAGAAAGCAGGTGCCCTCTGGCAAGAATCTGGGCTCAGCTGGAAGGAGTTCCTGTCAAAAGATCAGGATGTAAACAAGTTTATCAGTGAACAT AAACTTGAGTACACATTGGGAGAGGAGACGGAGTCATCCAGTAAGAAAGATCTTTCCCCAGCTGAGCTGGACAAAGTGCTCACCAGACTCTTGAAAGAGAATAGTAGTAACCAGCAGATATTTGACTGGATTGAA GCCAACTTAAACGACCAGCAGTTGTCATCCAACTCCAATATCCGAACTCTAATGAGTGCTGTGTGCCACTCTGCCATTATCT TTGAGAGTCCTTGTAGAGTAGATGTCAACGTGATCCACACCAGAGCTAAGCTACTTCAAAAATACCTAAATAATGAGGCAAAGGAGCTACAGGCTCTGTATGCTCTACAGGCACTTGTTGTGAAACTTGACCAGCCCCCAA ATCTTTTGAGGATGTTCTTCGATGCACTATATGATGAAGATGTGATAAAAGAAGAACCATTTTACAAGTGGGAATCTAGCAAAGACCCAGCGGAGCAACAGGGAAAAGGTGTCGCCCTCAAATCTGTCACCGCTTTCTTCACATGGCTGCGGGAAGCAGAAGACGAGTCTGATACTGATCATAAAGACTAA
- the EIF4G1 gene encoding eukaryotic translation initiation factor 4 gamma 1 isoform X5 gives MSKTTQPIGGPPTAPSPGLPQVLIPSLWKNSLQSAYPSAATAPVVFGPPQTPQMNTQSQPRQAGFRSIQHYYPSRTQPPSTATRVQSGSTARAVPPAHVYPAGSQVMMIPSQLPYPSQGYYIQGQGRSYVMPTQQYQVQPGAPGFFPSASPTEYGTYAGAYYPAQQQFPPGVPGAQVMINQQQAIPPKRERKTIRIRDPNQGGKDVTDEILSGGRTSSTPTPPQTLGGGSEVQANGESVHMPITVRPDESSKTTQVLTKTSDSPSPSPPSEAHLNMAVVCEQDLTLDNTTPEVSVPLLGTLISQEVPLLENPSALVSMLPEAPMAIQENPVPVPMEVSIVETTVEQAEPLLEAPIIEAQEESLIISHTDGSDSQDAPLPQEDLPLSLDLNTPALSPPILSEPCHVEPNEPAPEFAQELIPLDSQLTTVELQTNGLSEVSVPPAHQEQTAVCHSEPVVDSPIAQPEELLTNGDGASGLQELEAQDTQHESHVSPITEPEEQQMPASDPTPEEEDIKKEPPAELEPAPSQVSKQDLDVHVPVAVSAPKKKRKIKDLNRKDVVGDLLDAFKEDGDGSTETPELAANPPATAPEPNKIPSVPPEEQDETWEEKEDKLDAENIQPGDQKYKYKEEQWKPLNPEEKKSYDREFLLGFQFIVASMQKPEGLPQITDVVLDKANKNPLRPLDPARLTGMNCGPDFTPSFANLGRPAMGSRGPPAGMGPRRSQQGPRKEPRKIIAAVSLNENVQLNKAEKAWKPINKRSAEEEEPENIKTQDLFRRVRSILNKLTPQMFQQLMKQVTDLAIDTEDRLKGVIDLIFEKAISEPNFSVAYANMCRCLMGLKVSTTEKPGVTVNFRKLLLNRCQKEFEKDKDDDEVFERKQKEMDAASTPEEKARLNEALIEARDSARRRSLGNIKFIGELFKLKMLTEAIMHDCVVKLLKNHDEESLECLCRLLSTIGKDLDFERAKPRMDQYFNQMDKIIKERKTSSRIRFMLQDVIDLRLCNWVPRRADQGPKTIDQIHKEAEMEKQREQVKVQQLMSKQDKRREPPGRPTGGRGSSTTDDGWNTVPISKGSRPIDTSRISKITKLGAIDSNQLLAPGGRLSWGKGSSGGTGAKPAEPAPESGRPATSTLNRFSALQQAASSESQDARRPVQRGSSSRERSEKDRGDRFERNERFDKGDLFERSDRSDRARAVLTKRSYSKETDDRSREREAHIPQEAVRKVASMTEQRDYTKESIKREPSTAAPTATTSISSMSEEELEKKSRSIIEEYLHINDMKEALQCVQELNCPTMLFIFVRNGIESTLERSTIAREHMGLLLYTLVKAGTLSKEQYYKGVLEVIEVGEDMEIDIPHIWLYLAELISPVLLEEGIPMRELCRELTKPLVPIGKAGILLAEILGLQCKGMSHKKAGALWQESGLSWKEFLSKDQDVNKFISEHKLEYTLGEETESSSKKDLSPAELDKVLTRLLKENSSNQQIFDWIEANLNDQQLSSNSNIRTLMSAVCHSAIIFESPCRVDVNVIHTRAKLLQKYLNNEAKELQALYALQALVVKLDQPPNLLRMFFDALYDEDVIKEEPFYKWESSKDPAEQQGKGVALKSVTAFFTWLREAEDESDTDHKD, from the exons ATGAGCAAAACCACCCAGCCTATAGGAGGACCCCCTACTGCCCCTTCCCCTGGACTCCCACAGGTACTTATCCCAAGCTTGTGGAAGAACAGTTTACAG TCAGCATACCCCTCTGCAGCTACGGCCCCTGTGGTGTTTGGGCCTCCACAGACCCCCCAAATGAATACGCAGTCCCAGCCTCGGCAG GCAGGATTCAGATCAATTCAG CATTACTATCCGAGCAGGACACAGCCTCCTAGCACCGCCACACGAGTTCAGAGTGGCTCTACGGCCCGAGCAGTGCCTCCTGCCCATGTGTACCCCGCTGGTTCCCAGGTGATGATGATACCCTCACAACTGCCCTATCCATCCCAGGGCTACTATATCCAAGGACAG GGTCGCTCTTATGTGATGCCCACACAACAGTACCAAGTGCAGCCTGGAGCTCCTGGCTTCTTTCCCAGTGCCAGCCCCACAGAATATGGCACATACG CTGGAGCATATTACCCCGCTCAGCAGCAGTTTCCTCCTGGGGTGCCAGGCGCCCAAGTGATGATTAACCAGCAGCAAGCCATTCCTCCAAAGAGAGAGCGAAAGACT ATAAGGATTAGAGATCCAAACCAAGGAGGAAAAGACGTTACAGATGAAATATTGTCTGGAGGAAGAACATCATCAACACCAACACCTCCTCAG ACACTAGGCGGAGGTTCTGAAGTGCAGGCGAATGGGGAGAGTGTTCATATGCCTATTACAGTACGCCCAG ATGAAAGCTCCAAGACTACCCAAGTGCTGACTAAAACTTCTGATAGcccctcaccctctcctccttcaGAAGCACATTTGAACATGGCAGTTGTTTGTGAGCAAGATCTAACACTTGATAACACTACACCTGAGGTGTCTGTACCTTTGCTAGGGACTCTTATTTCACAGGAAGTGCCCTTGCTTGAAAACCCTTCAGCTTTGGTATCAATGTTGCCAGAGGCTCCTATGGCCATTCAAGAGAACCCAGTTCCAGTTCCAATGGAAGTAAGCATAGTAGAGACAACTGTCGAACAAGCAGAGCCTCTATTAGAAGCTCCAATTATAGAGGCCCAAGAAGAGTCCTTAATCATTTCTCATACTGATGGGTCTGATTCACAGGATGCTCCTTTGCCACAAGAGGATTTACCTTTATCTCTAGACTTGAACACACCGGCTCTTTCACCCCCAATTTTATCTGAGCCTTGTCATGTAGAACCAAATGAGCCAGCTCCAGAATTTGCCCAAGAGTTGATTCCTCTTGACAGTCAACTTACTACTGTAGAGCTTCAAACTAATGGCCTCTCGGAAGTATCTGTGCCACCCGCACATCAAGAGCAAACAGCCGTTTGTCATTCTGAGCCCGTCGTGGATTCCCCAATTGCCCAGCCAGAGGAACTTTTAACAAATGGTGATGGAGCCTCTGGACTTCAGGAGCTTGAGGCACAGGACACCCAGCATGAGTCTCATGTCAGCCCCATCACTGAACCAGAGGAACAGCAAATGCCTGCTTCTGATCCTACACCAGAAGAGGAGGATATCAAGAAGGAACCACCTGCCGAGTTAGAGCCAGCTCCTTCACAAGTATCAAAGCAAGACTTAGATGTCCATGTGCCAG TTGCTGTGTCTGCACCtaagaagaaaaggaaaataaaggaTCTAAATAGAAAAGATGTAGTTGGGGATCTGCTAGATGCTTTCAAAGAG GATGGAGATGGTTCTACTGAAACACCCGAGTTAGCAGCTAACCCACCTGCTACAGCCCCTGAACCAAACAAAATACCAAGTGTCCCAccagaggagcaggatgagaCATGGGAAGAGAAAGAAGACAAATTGGATGCAGAAAACATTCAGCCAGGGGATCAAAAGTACAAATACAAAGAAG AGCAATGGAAACCTCTGAACCCCGAGGAAAAAAAAAGCTATGACCGTGAATTCTTACTTGGCTTCCAGTTTATCGTGGCAAGCATGCAAAAACCAGAGGGTCTCCCACAGATTACTGATGTAGTGCTAGACAAG gccaACAAAAATCCTCTTAGACCCTTAGATCCCGCAAGACTGACTGGCATGAACTGTGGGCCAGATTTCACACCTTCATTTGCCAATTTAGGACGACCTGCTATGGGCAGCCGTGGGCCG CCCGCTGGAATGGGTCCTCGACGGTCTCAACAAGGACCGCGGAAGGAACCACGAAAAATCATTGCAGCTGTGTCACTAAATGAAAACGTCCAGCTAAACAAAGCTGAGAAGGCCTGGAAACCTATAAATAAGAGGTCAGCTGAGGAAGAGGAGCCAGAAAACATCAAGACACAG GACTTGTTCCGCAGAGTGCGCAGTATCCTCAACAAGCTTACACCACAGATGTTCCAGCAACTGATGAAGCAAGTCACCGACTTAGCCATAGACACAGAGGATCGTTTGAAGGGCGTCATTGACCTAATATTTGAGAAGGCTATCTCTGAGCCAAACTTCTCTGTCGCATATGCCAATATGTGCCGCTGCCTTATGGGG CTTAAAGTCTCAACTACAGAGAAGCCGGGAGTAACTGTCAACTTCCGCAAGCTGCTACTGAACCGCTGCCAGAAGGAGTTTGAAAAAGACAAAGATGATGACGAGGTGTTCGAAAGGAAGCAGAAGGAGATGGATGCTGCTTCCACG CCAGAAGAAAAGGCACGCCTGAATGAAGCGCTGATTGAAGCCCGGGATAGTGCTAGACGCAGGTCCCTTGGGAACATTAAATTCATTGGAGAGCTTTTCAAATTGAAAATGTTGACCGAAGCCATTATGCATGATTGTGTAGTAAAGTTACTAAAGAACCATGATGAGGAATCTTTGGAATGTCTTTGTCGACTTCTGTCCACCATTGGGAAGGACTTGGACTTTGAAAGGGCCAAG CCTCGAATGGATCAGTATTTTAACCAAatggataaaataattaaagaaagaaaaacatcttCTCGTATTCGTTTTATGCTACAGGATGTCATTGATCTAAGATTG TGTAACTGGGTACCTCGTCGTGCAGACCAGGGCCCGAAGACTATAGATCAGATTCATAAGGAAGCGGAGATGGAAAAACAACGGGAGCAGGTCAAAGTTCAGCAGCTTATGTCCAAGCAAGACAAAAGACGAGAGCCGCCAGGACGTCCCACTGGTGGCCGTGGTAGTTCAACAACTGATGATGGCTGGAATACTGTGCCCATTAGCAAGGGAAGCCGACCTATTGACACCAGTAGGATATCTAAGATAACCAAG CTTGGTGCTATAGATTCTAACCAACTACTGGCACCTGGAGGCCGTTTGAGCTGGGGTAAAGGTAGCAGTGGAGGAACTGGAGCAAAGCCTGCGGAGCCag CGCCAGAGTCTGGTCGGCCAGCCACCAGCACTCTTAATAGGTTTTCTGCTCTGCAGCAGGCTGCGTCTTCAGAGTCTCAAGATGCTAGGCGACCTGTTCAGAG AGGTAGCTCAAGCCGCGAACGCTCAGAAAAGGACAGAGGAGACAGATTTGAGAGAAATGAAAGATTTGATAAAGGAGATCTTTTTGAGCGATCTGACCGCTCAGATCGAGCTCGGGCTGTGCTCACTAAGAGGAGTTACAGTAAGGAGACAGATGACCGCAGCAGAGAACGAGAGGCACATATTCCTCAGGAGGCAGTGAGAAAAGTAGCAAGTATGACTGAGCAAAGGGATTACACCAAAGAAAGCA TCAAACGTGAGCCCTCAACAGCTGCTCCTACAGCTACCACCTCAATATCCTCTATGTCTGAAGAAGAATTGGAGAAAAAATCTAGATCAATTATAGAAGAGTACCTACATATTAATGATATGAAG GAGGCACTCCAGTGTGTGCAGGAGCTGAACTGCCCTACTATGCTCTTCATCTTTGTTCGGAATGGTATTGAGTCCACGTTGGAAAGGAGTACTATTGCCCGTGAGCACATGGGGCTCCTTCTGTACACACTAGTGAAGGCGGGCACACTATCCAAGGAGCAGTATTATAAGGG AGTCTTGGAAGTAATTGAGGTGGGTGAAGATATGGAGATTGACATCCCTCACATCTGGCTGTATTTGGCTGAGCTCATCAGTCCTGTTTTGTTGGAGGAAGGAATTCCAATGAGAGAGTTATGCAG AGAGTTGACTAAACCATTGGTTCCAATTGGGAAAGCTGGTATCTTACTAGCAGAGATATTGGGTTTGCAGTGTAAAGGCATG TCACACAAGAAAGCAGGTGCCCTCTGGCAAGAATCTGGGCTCAGCTGGAAGGAGTTCCTGTCAAAAGATCAGGATGTAAACAAGTTTATCAGTGAACAT AAACTTGAGTACACATTGGGAGAGGAGACGGAGTCATCCAGTAAGAAAGATCTTTCCCCAGCTGAGCTGGACAAAGTGCTCACCAGACTCTTGAAAGAGAATAGTAGTAACCAGCAGATATTTGACTGGATTGAA GCCAACTTAAACGACCAGCAGTTGTCATCCAACTCCAATATCCGAACTCTAATGAGTGCTGTGTGCCACTCTGCCATTATCT TTGAGAGTCCTTGTAGAGTAGATGTCAACGTGATCCACACCAGAGCTAAGCTACTTCAAAAATACCTAAATAATGAGGCAAAGGAGCTACAGGCTCTGTATGCTCTACAGGCACTTGTTGTGAAACTTGACCAGCCCCCAA ATCTTTTGAGGATGTTCTTCGATGCACTATATGATGAAGATGTGATAAAAGAAGAACCATTTTACAAGTGGGAATCTAGCAAAGACCCAGCGGAGCAACAGGGAAAAGGTGTCGCCCTCAAATCTGTCACCGCTTTCTTCACATGGCTGCGGGAAGCAGAAGACGAGTCTGATACTGATCATAAAGACTAA